In Actinomycetota bacterium, the DNA window CCCGCGAGCGCCCCGAGCGCGAAGCCCGCGAGGTGCGCCACCCCCGCGATCGGCAGCGCGCCGGGCTTCACGGGCGCGAGCGCGGCCGCGACCTGCGCCGCGAGCCACAGTGCGAGCAGGAACCACGTCTGGAGCCGCGTGACGCCGACGGGCACGACCACGGCGAGCACCGCCACGCGGAGATGCGCCCGCGGGCGCAGGA includes these proteins:
- a CDS encoding rhomboid family intramembrane serine protease produces the protein MRPRAHLRVAVLAVVVPVGVTRLQTWFLLALWLAAQVAAALAPVKPGALPIAGVAHLAGFALGALAGAWLRWRELA